The following nucleotide sequence is from Pseudomonas putida S13.1.2.
ACCTGGCGGCGCGGCTGCTGCTGGCACCTGCCGAGTTGCCGATTGGTATTGTCACGGCCTTTATCGGTGCGCCGTTCTTTCTTGTGCTGCTGATACGAGGGCGCAGCTGATGTTGCAAGTTGAAGGCCTGCACCTGCGGCGGGGAAGCAACGAGGTGCTGCACGACATTCACCTGCAGCTGAGCCCGGGGCAGGTGGTGGGTGTGCTCGGCCCCAATGGCGCCGGCAAGAGCAGCCTGCTGGGTGTGTTGTGTGGCGAGTTGGCGCCCGACCGGGGGCGGGTGACGCTGCAGGGCCGGCCCCTCACCGATTGGCCTGGGCAGGAGCGGGCCAAGCGCCTGGCTGTGTTGCCACAGGTGTCCAGCCTGGGCTTCTCGTTCCGGGTCGAGGAGGTGGTGGGCATGGGGCGCATGCCGCATGGCACCGGGCAGCAGCGCGATGCGCAAATTGTCGAAGCGGCGTTGCAGGCGGCGGATGCCTGGCACCTGGTGGGGCGCAGTTACCTGGCGCTATCGGGGGGCGAGCGGCAGCGGGTGCACCTGGCCCGTGTGCTGGCGCAGCTATGGCCGGGCGAGGAGGGGGCCACGCTGCTGCTCGACGAACCGACCTCGATGCTCGACCCGCTGCACCAGCACACCACCCTGGAGTCCGTGCGCCGCTTTGCCGACCGCGGCGCCGCGGTGCTGGTGATCCTGCATGACCTGAACCTGGCAGCGCGCTACTGTGACCGTATCCTGTTGCTGGAACAGGGGCGCAGTCATGCGTTTGCCTCGCCCGAAGAGGTACTGACGCCCGCGGCGTTGAGGGCAGTCTACGGTATCGATGTGCTGGTGCAGGCGCACCCGGAGCGTGGGCATCCGCTGATCATCACCCGCTAGGAGGCATTGCCGATGCGTCATCCGCTGCTGTCCGGTTTCTCGCTTTGCCTGGTGTTGGCACTGGGTGGCTGCCAGGCCAGCCTGCCGCCGTTGCCCCCTTGGCAGGGCAGTGAGGGGCGTAGGCATGCCGAGTTGGGGCACATCATCGACCTTGCCAGTGGCCAGGCGATCAGCCCTGAGCAACTGGTGCAACGCCTGGCGGGCGCCCCCCGTGTGCTGGTGGGCGAAAAACACGACAACCCGGACCATCACGCGCTGCAACTTTGGCTGCTGCGCGCGTTGCAGGGGCAGCGCGTGCAAGGCAGCCTTTTGCTGGAGATGCTGCAGCCTGAGCAGCAACCGCTGGTCGACAAGGTTCAGGGCCAGCCCCTACCGGCAGACTTGCCCAAGGCGCTGGCCTGGCAGGAGGGTTGGGACTGGCAACTGTACGGGCCGATCGTGCGGGAGGCCTTGCAGCAGCGAGTACCACTGCTGGCGGCCAACCTGTCGCCTGGCGAGATGCGCCAGGCCTATCGGCAGCCAGCCTCGCTGACCGGCGAAAGGTCCAATGCACCGGCGGTAAAGGCTGCTTTGCTGGAGCAGGTACGCGCCGGGCATTGCGGGATGCTGCCGGCAAGCCAGTTGCCGGCGATGCTGGCCGTGCAGCAGCAGCGCGACCGGCGCATGGCCGAGCGTTTGCTGTCGGCGCCGCAGCCGGCACTGCTGTTTGCCGGGGCCTATCACGTGCGCAAGGACTTGGGCATACCCTTGCACCTGGCTGATTTGGGGGCGTCGGGGGAGAGCAAGGTATTGCTGCTGGCCGAGGTGGGCGAGCAGGTTGAGCCAGGCGAGGCTGATTACGTGTGGTACACGGCGGCAACGCCGGCGCAGGATTACTGCGCGCAGTTTCGCCAGTAGTGTCCACGGTAGTAAAGCCAAGCCAGGCGGCACAAAAACCACAGGCAAAAAAAGACCCGGCAAAGAGCCGGGTCAATAACCGTGATTAGCCTGATGAGGAGATAATCTGAGAGTCCGAACCAGGGGCTCTTAGGTTATCCAACCAGTCTCGCGACCAGTTGTGATAATCATAACGATTCTCATTTCGTAGTCAATCCCCTTTCCACGATTATTTTGGATTTTTTTGCGTAGGGTTTTTCGCGTCCAGTTGTTGATTGAGCGCTTCTTTGCGTTCGAGCGGCAGATCGTTCCAGTGCATGTCCAGCAGGGCGCCTTCAATGGCGTACAACAGCACCTTGGAAGCGCGGAACCCTCGTGTCTTTACGGCCTGGTATGCACCCACCGCACCCAGGCGACGCAGGTCCGATGCACTGTGGATGCCGGCGGCATGCAGCCACTGCGCAGAGGTCTTGCCAAGGTTCTTCAGGTGCTGCAATTCATCGTTCATCGAGCCTCCTTGCGATGGCTGAACGTGGATTGGAGGATAAATCGCGAGCAGGTCAGAGAGGAGTGTAGCGGGGGTTAGGAAATGCGCGGCCTTTTGCCATCGGGGCGATGAGCTGCCGGGACCTGTGCCGGCCTCTTCGCGGGTGAACCCGCGAAGGGGCCAGAACAGGAAAACGATGAACTTACAGGCCTGGCAAACGCTGGCGAATCTGCTCGATCACCTGGTCCATGCTGCCAGCGTCCTGGGTGTCGACCCGGGTGCTCTGCACCAGCTCCTGCGCATCCAGGGCTTCACGGCTGGCCTGCTGGGCCTTGACCACGTCCAGGGTGGCATCCGAAGGGTCGGTGTTTTCGGCCTGACGCTGTTCCAGCCAGCTGGCAATGACTGCCTCGGGTGCGTGGCAGTCCAGGATCAGGAACGGCACACCGGTCTGGCTGGCAACGTCTGCTGCCGCCTGGCGCTGTTCATGCTTGAGGTAGGTGGCATCCAGCACCACCGGGAAGCCGGCGCGCAAAACGGTTGCTGCCACTTCGTGCAAGCGTTGGTAAGTGGCGGCACTGGCATCCAGGTCATAAATGCCGGTAGTCAGTTGGCCGGCGTTGTCTTGCGGCTGTTCGCCGAACAGGCGCTTGCGCTCGACGTCGGAGCGCACACGAATGGCGCCCAAGGCCTCGACCAGGCGCATTGCCACGTGGCTCTTGCCCACTGCCGAGACACCATGGGTGATGGCCAGCAGCCGCGAAGGGATGGCGCTGTAGCTTTCTGCCAGGTTGGCGTAGTTGCGATAGGTGCGCAGGGTGGTGGCCCGCTGCACGCCGTCGGCGTTGGCCGGCATGCTGAACAGCGCGACCTTGGCCCGTACCAGGGCGCGATAGGCTTTGTAGAAGTTGAGCACTTCCAGGCCTTCGTAATCGCCGGTCAGCTCCAGGTACTGGCTGATGAAACGTCGTGCCAGGCACTTGAGGCCGCGATCTTCCAGGTCCATGGCGAGGAAACCGGTGTCGGCCCACACATCGGTCATGCGGAAAGGTTCGTTGAACTCGATGCAGTCGAAGATCACCACCTGGCCGTTGATCAGGGTAGCGTTGCCCAGGTGGATGTCACCATGGCACTCGCGGGTGAAGCCATTGGCCTTGCGCGAGGCGAACAGGCCTTGCAGCCGCTCGAAACTGCTCCGCGCCCAAGCCTGCAGGTTGTCCAGTTGCAGCAGGTCGGCCTTGTCGCTGAGGAATGGGCGGATCTGCTCGAAGTTCTGCTCGACCGGGGCCATGACGCTTTCAGGCGAGCCGTAGGGCTGCT
It contains:
- a CDS encoding TfoX/Sxy family protein; this encodes MNDELQHLKNLGKTSAQWLHAAGIHSASDLRRLGAVGAYQAVKTRGFRASKVLLYAIEGALLDMHWNDLPLERKEALNQQLDAKNPTQKNPK
- a CDS encoding ChaN family lipoprotein → MRHPLLSGFSLCLVLALGGCQASLPPLPPWQGSEGRRHAELGHIIDLASGQAISPEQLVQRLAGAPRVLVGEKHDNPDHHALQLWLLRALQGQRVQGSLLLEMLQPEQQPLVDKVQGQPLPADLPKALAWQEGWDWQLYGPIVREALQQRVPLLAANLSPGEMRQAYRQPASLTGERSNAPAVKAALLEQVRAGHCGMLPASQLPAMLAVQQQRDRRMAERLLSAPQPALLFAGAYHVRKDLGIPLHLADLGASGESKVLLLAEVGEQVEPGEADYVWYTAATPAQDYCAQFRQ
- a CDS encoding AAA family ATPase, with protein sequence MSQALITALQNPALYPHPVDGFQLIETHISWVLLTGEYAYKIKKPMNFGFLDFTELGQRQHFCNEELRLNQRLTDGLYLEVLPVTGSVEAPQIGGEGEAIEYVLKMRQFPQGQMLSTLQANGELNAAHIDQMARQIAEFHLQTPKVSAEQPYGSPESVMAPVEQNFEQIRPFLSDKADLLQLDNLQAWARSSFERLQGLFASRKANGFTRECHGDIHLGNATLINGQVVIFDCIEFNEPFRMTDVWADTGFLAMDLEDRGLKCLARRFISQYLELTGDYEGLEVLNFYKAYRALVRAKVALFSMPANADGVQRATTLRTYRNYANLAESYSAIPSRLLAITHGVSAVGKSHVAMRLVEALGAIRVRSDVERKRLFGEQPQDNAGQLTTGIYDLDASAATYQRLHEVAATVLRAGFPVVLDATYLKHEQRQAAADVASQTGVPFLILDCHAPEAVIASWLEQRQAENTDPSDATLDVVKAQQASREALDAQELVQSTRVDTQDAGSMDQVIEQIRQRLPGL
- a CDS encoding heme ABC transporter ATP-binding protein, with amino-acid sequence MLQVEGLHLRRGSNEVLHDIHLQLSPGQVVGVLGPNGAGKSSLLGVLCGELAPDRGRVTLQGRPLTDWPGQERAKRLAVLPQVSSLGFSFRVEEVVGMGRMPHGTGQQRDAQIVEAALQAADAWHLVGRSYLALSGGERQRVHLARVLAQLWPGEEGATLLLDEPTSMLDPLHQHTTLESVRRFADRGAAVLVILHDLNLAARYCDRILLLEQGRSHAFASPEEVLTPAALRAVYGIDVLVQAHPERGHPLIITR